The following coding sequences lie in one Brevibacterium marinum genomic window:
- a CDS encoding dihydrolipoyl dehydrogenase family protein: MAENNLEVDQREHVDLLVVGWGKGGKTLAGTMARAGKRVAVVEQSDAMIGGACINIACIPTKILVHDAESKRESDDTDDYFATAVERRDTLTGAMRKKNFSMLDDLDSVLLVSGRAEFTGEREVLVTGGPESMQITADTVVVNTGSVANVPPIEGAELGGRIHDSESLQHVTPFPKRLVIVGGGYIGLEFASMFTQFGSQVTVLDRGQRPLAGEDSDVAEVVASALSDDGVTIVNEASVTAVADGSEKATVTYEVDGEEQTIDAEAVLLAVGRAPATSELGLDKAGIDVDEKGFITVDEHLRASVEGVFAVGDVKGGPMFTYISLDDNRVLADQLLGEGERTTADRNAVPYTMFLTPPVARVGLSEDAAREQGYDVKVGAKAMADIAAAPRAKIEGDPRGIVKFVVDGATDLILGAALVHVHSQEVINTVALAMRHDVTSTELRDTIYTHPSATEAMNEVLGAVQ; encoded by the coding sequence TCTGGAAGTCGATCAGCGCGAGCACGTGGACCTCCTCGTCGTCGGCTGGGGCAAGGGCGGTAAGACGCTGGCTGGAACCATGGCTCGAGCCGGCAAGCGCGTCGCCGTCGTCGAACAGTCGGATGCGATGATCGGCGGAGCCTGCATCAACATCGCCTGCATCCCCACGAAGATCCTCGTCCACGACGCAGAGAGCAAACGCGAGTCCGACGACACTGACGACTACTTCGCCACCGCCGTCGAGCGCCGCGACACCCTGACCGGGGCCATGCGGAAGAAGAACTTCTCGATGCTCGACGACCTCGACTCCGTCCTCCTGGTCTCCGGCCGCGCCGAGTTCACCGGCGAACGCGAAGTCCTCGTCACAGGTGGGCCCGAGAGCATGCAGATCACCGCCGACACCGTCGTCGTCAACACCGGCTCGGTCGCGAACGTCCCACCGATCGAGGGAGCGGAGCTCGGCGGACGCATCCACGATTCCGAGTCCCTGCAGCACGTGACCCCGTTCCCCAAGCGCCTGGTCATCGTCGGCGGCGGCTACATCGGCCTCGAATTCGCGTCGATGTTCACCCAGTTCGGCTCCCAAGTCACCGTCCTCGACCGTGGTCAGCGCCCGCTGGCCGGTGAGGATTCCGACGTCGCCGAGGTGGTCGCTTCGGCTCTGTCCGATGACGGCGTCACGATCGTCAATGAGGCGTCGGTGACCGCGGTGGCCGATGGGTCCGAGAAGGCCACGGTGACCTACGAGGTCGACGGTGAAGAGCAGACCATCGACGCCGAGGCGGTCCTCCTGGCCGTCGGTCGAGCGCCGGCCACATCAGAGCTGGGCTTGGACAAGGCCGGCATCGACGTCGATGAGAAGGGCTTCATCACGGTCGACGAGCATCTGCGTGCCTCGGTCGAGGGAGTCTTCGCCGTCGGTGACGTCAAGGGCGGGCCGATGTTCACCTACATCTCCCTCGACGACAACCGGGTCCTCGCCGACCAGCTGCTCGGCGAAGGTGAGCGGACGACCGCCGACCGCAATGCCGTGCCCTACACGATGTTCCTCACCCCGCCCGTGGCGCGCGTCGGGCTGAGCGAGGACGCCGCCCGCGAGCAGGGCTATGACGTCAAGGTCGGGGCGAAGGCGATGGCCGACATCGCCGCCGCACCTCGGGCGAAGATCGAGGGCGACCCGCGCGGCATCGTCAAGTTCGTCGTCGATGGAGCCACCGACCTTATCCTCGGCGCGGCACTTGTGCACGTGCACTCACAGGAGGTCATCAACACCGTGGCCCTGGCGATGCGCCATGACGTCACCTCCACCGAGCTGCGCGACACCATCTACACCCACCCCTCGGCGACGGAAGCGATGAACGAGGTGCTCGGAGCGGTGCAGTGA
- a CDS encoding SLC13 family permease, protein MSQAEAIESRRNRMRIVPWALLGVAGVVVATGVLPVDKAAELASTTGPVLIFVVAMTVVAELASTAGVFTVIAEQLAAWGRGRVMLLWIFVLIMVTLITAFMSLDTTAVLVTPIIVLLARHIGLSPLPFALATVWLANTASLFLPVSNLTNLLAADTFGSTPFAFVRALWVPALISVLITIGMLTVLHRGSLSGRYELVERTRIPDRPLLAVGIIVIALMLPLLVSGLPVSIVACGAALILVAAFAVRNRNALGFGLVPWRTIVFAGSLFVLVETVEAHGLTSALATASGSGEDVWSLLRLAALGALGANAVNNLPAFLAMSTVAETPMRMGALLVGVNLAPLVSPWASLATLLWHQRLERLGVEISWLRFAVLGLVLVVLIVPTTVLALRLS, encoded by the coding sequence GTGAGCCAAGCAGAGGCCATCGAATCGCGTCGGAATCGGATGAGGATCGTACCCTGGGCCCTTCTGGGCGTGGCCGGTGTCGTCGTCGCCACCGGCGTGCTGCCTGTCGACAAGGCTGCGGAATTGGCGTCGACCACCGGCCCCGTGCTGATCTTCGTCGTCGCCATGACCGTCGTCGCCGAACTCGCGAGCACCGCCGGAGTCTTCACCGTCATCGCCGAACAGCTGGCCGCGTGGGGTCGCGGCCGAGTGATGCTGCTCTGGATCTTCGTGCTCATCATGGTCACCCTGATCACGGCATTCATGTCCCTGGACACCACAGCAGTGCTCGTGACCCCGATCATCGTGCTCCTGGCCAGGCATATCGGTCTCTCGCCCCTGCCCTTCGCCCTGGCGACGGTGTGGCTGGCCAACACCGCCTCCCTCTTCCTGCCGGTGTCGAACCTGACGAACCTGCTCGCCGCCGACACCTTCGGCAGCACCCCGTTCGCCTTCGTCCGGGCGCTGTGGGTCCCGGCTCTCATCTCAGTGCTCATCACCATCGGAATGCTCACCGTCCTCCACCGAGGCTCACTCAGCGGCCGATACGAACTGGTCGAGCGGACCAGGATCCCGGACCGTCCTCTGCTTGCCGTCGGCATCATCGTCATCGCACTGATGCTGCCCCTGCTCGTCTCCGGGCTGCCGGTCTCGATCGTGGCTTGTGGCGCAGCTCTGATCCTGGTCGCGGCGTTCGCCGTCAGGAACAGGAATGCACTCGGATTCGGCTTGGTGCCCTGGCGCACGATCGTCTTCGCGGGAAGTCTCTTCGTCCTCGTCGAGACGGTCGAGGCCCACGGGCTGACTTCTGCCCTGGCCACGGCGTCAGGTTCCGGTGAGGACGTCTGGAGTCTGCTGCGGTTGGCGGCACTCGGTGCTCTCGGCGCCAATGCCGTGAACAATCTGCCGGCGTTCCTGGCGATGTCGACTGTCGCTGAGACTCCGATGCGGATGGGCGCCCTCCTCGTCGGCGTCAATCTCGCGCCGCTGGTCTCACCGTGGGCGTCGCTGGCGACGCTGCTGTGGCATCAGCGGCTCGAACGCCTGGGCGTGGAGATCTCCTGGCTGAGGTTCGCGGTGCTCGGGCTTGTGCTCGTCGTGCTCATCGTTCCGACGACGGTGCTGGCGCTGCGGCTCTCGTGA
- a CDS encoding Nramp family divalent metal transporter: MNSDNHATASTKKRRLLSSIRDFGPGIIAVLAMMGAGDLVTASVSGSNYGYSLMWLLVASLLIRFVIVNIMGRYQVLNLKGQSIVEGYNDVSRFYPWAIGIAALISGHLLNGYMIRGAGEAVAKIVTIGDPFLWSCILVLASVFVIGRNVYNTIEKGMKVLLAMMTVAFLGLAIYSVPDIGGLIRGTIGFGIPDNTGAFGVFAVALSLIGAVAGSMANFLYPYYVRDKGWKGAAFKKLQRNDILFGISAAIVISLSIWVVGAEILRPNGIQVSSLDDISQALTIHLGSVGGVIFYLGAFGILYSSVVGFANGFPKVIIDCLHIVRPQRREQYGSKFENDPLFKWFSLFILISPVLWSVPGMPGFVTMAVFVTGLQAIIVPLVAIGLLILANKSSNFGKHRANLFENIILVATTLLTIWVTVQVIVGWFAG; encoded by the coding sequence GTGAACAGCGACAACCACGCCACGGCTTCGACGAAGAAACGGAGGCTCTTGAGCTCGATCCGTGATTTCGGACCGGGAATCATCGCCGTCCTGGCCATGATGGGCGCAGGCGATCTCGTCACCGCATCGGTGTCGGGCTCGAACTACGGGTACAGCCTGATGTGGCTGCTCGTCGCCTCCCTGCTCATCCGCTTCGTCATCGTCAACATCATGGGCCGGTATCAGGTCCTCAACCTCAAAGGGCAGTCGATCGTCGAGGGCTACAACGATGTGTCGAGGTTCTATCCGTGGGCCATCGGCATCGCCGCACTCATCAGCGGGCACCTCCTCAACGGCTACATGATCAGGGGCGCAGGCGAGGCAGTCGCCAAGATCGTCACCATCGGCGACCCCTTTCTCTGGTCGTGCATTCTGGTGCTGGCCAGCGTCTTCGTCATCGGGCGGAACGTCTACAACACCATCGAAAAGGGCATGAAGGTCCTGTTGGCGATGATGACCGTGGCCTTCTTGGGACTGGCGATCTACTCGGTCCCCGACATCGGCGGACTCATCCGCGGAACCATCGGCTTCGGCATTCCGGACAACACCGGAGCCTTCGGAGTCTTCGCCGTCGCGCTGTCACTCATCGGCGCGGTGGCAGGGTCGATGGCGAACTTCCTCTACCCCTATTATGTCCGCGACAAGGGCTGGAAGGGCGCCGCCTTCAAGAAGCTGCAGCGCAATGACATCCTGTTCGGGATCTCCGCCGCCATCGTCATCAGCCTCTCCATCTGGGTCGTCGGAGCCGAGATCCTCCGACCGAACGGAATCCAAGTATCGAGCCTTGACGACATCTCGCAAGCCCTCACTATCCACCTGGGCAGCGTCGGCGGAGTCATCTTCTACCTCGGCGCGTTCGGGATCCTCTACAGCAGCGTCGTCGGCTTCGCCAACGGCTTCCCGAAGGTGATCATCGACTGCCTGCACATCGTGCGGCCGCAGAGACGAGAGCAGTACGGCTCCAAGTTCGAGAACGATCCGCTGTTCAAATGGTTCAGCCTCTTCATTCTCATCTCCCCCGTCCTCTGGTCGGTGCCCGGAATGCCGGGATTCGTCACCATGGCCGTGTTCGTCACGGGGCTGCAGGCGATCATCGTGCCCCTTGTGGCCATCGGCCTGCTGATCCTTGCGAACAAGTCGAGCAACTTCGGCAAACACAGGGCCAACCTGTTCGAGAACATCATCCTGGTTGCCACCACGCTGCTGACCATTTGGGTGACCGTTCAGGTCATCGTCGGCTGGTTCGCCGGCTGA
- a CDS encoding MmcQ/YjbR family DNA-binding protein: protein MAHPQMFDPGDPQLARLRRIALRLPEAQEKVSHGRPTFFTKKIFAHFGGTEKLVTGEMVQHPHALLVLLDPMDAEVMLERPGSFVPMYLGPSGWIGLELDELDVEDLPDLLADSYRNTASARLVRELAAETWPPESPISS, encoded by the coding sequence GTGGCCCACCCTCAGATGTTCGATCCTGGCGACCCGCAGCTGGCCCGGCTGCGGCGGATCGCGCTGCGCCTGCCCGAGGCGCAGGAGAAGGTCTCCCACGGGCGCCCGACCTTCTTCACGAAGAAGATCTTCGCCCACTTCGGAGGTACGGAGAAGCTCGTGACAGGCGAGATGGTCCAGCACCCACACGCGCTGCTCGTCCTCCTCGACCCGATGGACGCCGAGGTGATGCTTGAGCGACCGGGCTCCTTCGTCCCGATGTACCTGGGTCCGTCCGGCTGGATCGGACTCGAACTCGACGAGCTCGACGTGGAGGACCTCCCAGACCTGCTCGCCGACTCCTACCGAAACACCGCCTCGGCGAGGCTGGTCCGGGAGTTGGCCGCGGAGACATGGCCTCCGGAATCACCGATATCCTCTTGA